From the genome of Duffyella gerundensis, one region includes:
- a CDS encoding YgdI/YgdR family lipoprotein encodes MKKFAAVLAACAMTFTLAACSSNYVMHTNDGRTIVADGKPVVDSDTGMISYKDANGNKQQINRSDVKEMVETGQ; translated from the coding sequence ATGAAAAAATTCGCCGCAGTGTTAGCCGCGTGTGCCATGACTTTTACCCTGGCTGCCTGTTCAAGCAACTATGTGATGCATACCAATGACGGACGCACCATTGTTGCCGATGGCAAGCCAGTCGTGGATAGCGATACCGGTATGATCAGCTATAAAGATGCCAATGGCAACAAGCAGCAGATCAACCGTTCAGACGTAAAAGAGATGGTTGAAACCGGACAGTAA
- the xni gene encoding flap endonuclease Xni, giving the protein MTFHLLIVDALNLIRRVHAVQGSPCEETCVGALRQLLNHTQPTHAVAVFDDDRRLPGWRHRLLPDYKAGRPAMPDDLQREMPALRAAFEKVGVACWTANEDEADDLAATLAVKMAALGHRATIVSTDKGYCQLLAPAIQIRDYFQKRWLDMAFIEKEFGVAPHQLPDYWGLCGISSSKIPGVAGIGPKSAQQLLQQFGSLAAIWQQLEAVPDKWRNKLQDQQEMAQVCRQVATLRADLQLAGNLKSLRLAP; this is encoded by the coding sequence ATGACTTTTCATCTGTTAATCGTCGATGCGCTGAACCTTATCCGTCGCGTCCACGCCGTGCAGGGTTCCCCCTGCGAAGAGACCTGTGTTGGCGCGCTGCGTCAGCTGCTCAACCATACTCAGCCGACTCATGCCGTGGCGGTTTTTGACGACGATCGCCGTTTACCCGGCTGGCGTCATCGCCTGCTGCCTGATTACAAAGCGGGCCGCCCGGCCATGCCGGACGATTTGCAGCGCGAAATGCCCGCGCTGCGTGCGGCTTTTGAAAAGGTGGGAGTTGCATGCTGGACGGCGAATGAAGATGAGGCTGACGATCTGGCGGCCACGCTGGCGGTGAAAATGGCGGCCCTGGGTCACCGCGCCACCATCGTCTCTACCGATAAAGGCTATTGCCAGCTGCTGGCACCGGCGATTCAGATCCGCGACTATTTTCAGAAGCGCTGGCTGGATATGGCATTTATTGAAAAAGAGTTTGGCGTGGCGCCGCATCAGCTGCCCGACTATTGGGGGCTATGCGGCATCAGCAGCAGCAAGATCCCGGGCGTTGCCGGTATCGGACCAAAAAGCGCGCAGCAGCTATTGCAGCAGTTTGGCTCGCTCGCCGCCATCTGGCAGCAGCTGGAGGCGGTACCCGATAAATGGCGCAATAAGCTGCAGGACCAGCAGGAGATGGCGCAGGTTTGCCGACAGGTGGCAACGTTGCGCGCTGATTTACAGCTGGCAGGCAATTTGAAATCCCTGCGTCTGGCACCCTGA
- a CDS encoding transcriptional regulator GcvA — MSKRLPPLNALRVFDAAARHLSFTKAAEELFVTQAAVSHQIKSLEDFLGLKLFRRRNRSLLLTEEGQSYYLDIKEIFSALNDATRKLQARSAKGALTVSLPPSFAIQWLVPRLTSFNSAYPGIDVRIQAVDREEEKLADDVDVAIFYGRGNWPGLRVEKLYAEYLLPVCSPQLLIGDRALKTPADLAQVTLLHDASRRDWQAYTRQLGLQHINVQQGPIFSHSAMVLQAAIHGQGIALANNVMAQTELEAGRLVCPFNDVLVSKNAFYLVCHDSQAELGKIAAFRQWILAKAASEQEKFRFRYEH, encoded by the coding sequence ATGTCTAAGCGTCTTCCACCACTCAATGCACTGCGCGTTTTTGACGCCGCAGCCCGACATCTCAGCTTTACTAAAGCGGCTGAAGAGCTGTTTGTTACTCAGGCTGCGGTAAGCCATCAGATTAAATCGCTGGAGGATTTCCTTGGCCTGAAGCTGTTTCGGCGGCGCAATCGCTCGCTGCTGCTGACCGAAGAGGGCCAAAGCTACTATCTCGATATCAAAGAGATCTTCTCCGCGCTGAATGATGCGACCCGCAAGCTCCAGGCGCGCAGCGCAAAAGGCGCATTGACCGTCAGTTTGCCCCCCAGTTTTGCCATTCAGTGGCTGGTGCCGAGGCTGACCAGCTTTAACTCAGCTTATCCGGGCATCGACGTGCGCATCCAGGCGGTTGACCGCGAAGAGGAGAAGCTGGCGGACGATGTCGACGTGGCGATTTTTTATGGTCGCGGCAACTGGCCGGGCCTGCGCGTGGAAAAACTCTATGCCGAATATCTGCTGCCGGTCTGTTCGCCACAGCTGCTGATTGGCGATCGCGCACTGAAAACGCCTGCCGATCTTGCCCAGGTTACGCTGCTGCATGATGCTTCGCGCCGTGACTGGCAGGCCTATACGCGCCAGTTGGGTTTACAGCACATCAATGTGCAGCAGGGACCGATCTTCAGCCACAGCGCCATGGTGCTACAGGCGGCGATTCATGGTCAGGGCATTGCGCTGGCCAATAACGTCATGGCGCAAACCGAGCTGGAAGCGGGCCGACTGGTCTGTCCGTTTAATGATGTGCTGGTGAGCAAAAATGCTTTTTATCTGGTTTGTCATGACAGCCAGGCAGAACTGGGTAAAATAGCCGCCTTTCGGCAGTGGATTCTGGCCAAGGCCGCCAGCGAACAGGAAAAGTTCCGCTTTCGCTACGAACACTAA
- the rlmM gene encoding 23S rRNA (cytidine(2498)-2'-O)-methyltransferase RlmM, with protein sequence MNKVLLYCRSGFEKECAAEITAKAAERNVFGFARVKEQSGYVLFECYQQGEAEKLLRELPFQSLIFARQMVVVGELLRDLPSEDRITPVTGMLTGAVEKGGDLRVEVPDTNEAKELLKFCRKFTVPLRASLRANKILLNYESAKRPVVHVFFIAPGTCYVGYSLPENNSPFFMGIPRLKFPSDAPSRSTLKLEEAFHIFIPADEWDERLASGMYAVDLGACPGGWTYQLVKRSMMVHSVDNGPMAQSLMDTGQVTHHKEDGFRYRPTRSNIYWLVCDMVEKPVRVANLMADWLVNGWCREAIFNLKLPMKKRYEEVSQNLQLIQERLQEKGINAQIHARQLYHDREEVTVHIRRIWSATPGRRDER encoded by the coding sequence ATGAATAAAGTGTTGTTGTATTGCCGTTCCGGCTTTGAGAAAGAGTGCGCGGCTGAGATTACGGCCAAAGCCGCGGAGCGGAACGTCTTCGGCTTTGCTCGCGTGAAAGAGCAGTCCGGTTATGTGCTGTTTGAATGCTATCAGCAGGGTGAAGCGGAGAAGCTGCTGCGTGAGCTGCCGTTTCAGTCGTTGATTTTTGCCCGTCAGATGGTGGTGGTCGGCGAACTGCTGCGCGATCTGCCCAGCGAGGATCGCATCACGCCGGTGACCGGCATGCTGACCGGAGCGGTGGAGAAGGGCGGCGACCTGCGCGTCGAGGTGCCCGATACCAACGAAGCCAAAGAGCTGCTGAAGTTCTGCCGCAAATTTACCGTGCCGCTGCGCGCGAGCCTGCGTGCCAACAAAATCCTGCTCAACTATGAGAGCGCGAAACGGCCGGTGGTGCATGTGTTCTTTATCGCACCGGGCACCTGTTACGTCGGCTATTCGCTGCCGGAAAACAATTCGCCGTTCTTTATGGGCATTCCACGCCTGAAGTTTCCGTCCGATGCGCCGAGCCGTTCAACGTTAAAGCTGGAAGAGGCATTTCATATTTTCATTCCCGCCGACGAGTGGGATGAGCGTCTGGCGAGCGGCATGTATGCTGTGGATCTCGGTGCCTGCCCCGGCGGCTGGACCTATCAGCTGGTGAAACGCAGCATGATGGTGCACTCGGTGGATAATGGACCGATGGCGCAGAGCCTGATGGACACCGGCCAGGTGACCCATCACAAAGAAGATGGTTTTCGTTATCGCCCAACGCGCAGCAACATTTACTGGCTGGTTTGCGACATGGTTGAAAAACCGGTGCGCGTGGCGAACCTGATGGCTGACTGGCTGGTTAATGGCTGGTGTCGTGAGGCGATCTTCAACCTTAAATTACCGATGAAAAAGCGCTATGAAGAGGTGTCGCAGAACCTGCAGCTGATTCAGGAGCGTTTGCAGGAAAAAGGCATCAACGCACAAATTCATGCCCGCCAGCTTTATCACGATCGTGAGGAAGTGACGGTGCATATCCGTCGCATCTGGAGCGCCACGCCGGGCCGTCGCGACGAGCGCTAA
- a CDS encoding DUF423 domain-containing protein has translation MSSRATFIFAAISGFLLVAFGAFGAHVLSKSLGPTEMAWIHTGLEYQAYHTLAMMGLAAAMLRRANIWFYWSSALLALGTVLFSGSLYCLALSHLHMLVFITPVGGFCLLIGWFLMLIGALRLKTKADRHE, from the coding sequence ATGTCCAGTCGTGCCACATTCATCTTTGCCGCCATCAGTGGCTTTCTGCTGGTGGCGTTTGGCGCCTTTGGCGCACACGTATTGAGCAAATCGCTGGGTCCAACCGAAATGGCGTGGATCCACACCGGTCTTGAGTATCAGGCGTACCATACGCTGGCGATGATGGGCCTCGCTGCCGCGATGTTACGTCGGGCAAATATCTGGTTTTACTGGAGCAGCGCGCTGCTGGCATTGGGCACCGTGCTGTTCAGCGGTAGCCTTTATTGTCTGGCGCTCTCTCACCTGCATATGCTGGTATTTATCACCCCGGTTGGCGGCTTTTGCCTGCTTATCGGTTGGTTTTTGATGTTGATTGGCGCGCTGCGTCTGAAAACAAAGGCAGATCGCCATGAATAA
- the ppnN gene encoding nucleotide 5'-monophosphate nucleosidase PpnN produces MITHISPLGSMDLLSQLEVDMLKRTASSDLYQLFRNCSLAVLNSGSQTDSSQELLSRFEDFDINVLRRERGVKLELINPPEEAFVDGRIIRSLQANLFAVLRDILFVNGQLSSNLLEEQQDNNASAYITNQVFSILRNARALHVGEYPNTVVCWGGHSINAVEYQYCRNVGSQLGLRELNICTGCGPGVMEAPMKGAAVGHAQQRYKESRFIGLTEPSIIAAEPPNPLVNELIIMPDIEKRLEAFVRIAHGIIIFPGGVGTAEELLYLLGIMMNPHNKDQVLPLILTGPKESADYFRGLDDFIVSTLGEQAKRHYTIIIDDAAEVARRMKQAMPQVKEYRRETGDAYSFNWSIRIAPDLQQPFLPTHENMANLNLYPDQPAEQLAAALRRAFSGIVAGNVKEMGIREIREKGRYKLHGDAAIMHRMDELLQGFVAQHRMKLPGTAYIPCYEIIK; encoded by the coding sequence TTGATTACGCATATCAGCCCTCTTGGCTCAATGGATTTACTTTCGCAGCTTGAAGTCGACATGCTCAAGCGCACCGCCAGCAGCGATCTTTACCAGCTTTTTCGCAACTGTTCGTTGGCCGTCCTGAATTCAGGTAGCCAGACCGACAGCAGTCAGGAGTTGCTGTCGCGCTTCGAGGATTTTGATATCAACGTGCTGCGTCGTGAACGCGGCGTGAAGCTGGAGCTGATTAACCCGCCGGAAGAGGCGTTTGTCGATGGGCGTATTATTCGCTCGCTGCAGGCTAACCTGTTCGCCGTGCTGCGCGATATTCTGTTTGTAAACGGTCAGCTCAGCAGCAATTTGCTGGAAGAACAGCAAGATAACAACGCGTCGGCGTATATCACCAATCAGGTCTTTTCTATTCTGCGCAATGCGCGCGCGCTTCATGTCGGCGAATACCCCAATACCGTGGTGTGCTGGGGCGGCCACTCAATCAATGCGGTGGAATACCAGTATTGCCGCAACGTGGGTTCGCAACTCGGCCTGCGCGAATTAAACATCTGTACCGGCTGTGGGCCGGGCGTGATGGAAGCGCCGATGAAAGGCGCGGCGGTCGGCCATGCTCAGCAGCGCTATAAAGAGAGCCGTTTTATTGGTTTGACCGAGCCTTCAATTATCGCCGCTGAACCGCCTAATCCGCTGGTGAATGAGCTGATTATCATGCCGGACATTGAAAAACGTCTGGAAGCCTTTGTGCGCATTGCGCATGGCATCATTATTTTCCCTGGCGGCGTGGGCACGGCGGAAGAGCTGCTTTATCTGCTGGGCATCATGATGAACCCACACAATAAAGATCAGGTGCTGCCGCTGATTCTGACCGGACCCAAAGAGAGTGCGGATTACTTCCGTGGTCTGGATGATTTTATTGTCAGCACGCTGGGTGAACAGGCTAAACGTCACTACACCATCATCATTGATGACGCCGCTGAAGTGGCGCGCCGCATGAAGCAGGCAATGCCGCAGGTGAAAGAGTATCGCCGCGAAACCGGCGACGCTTACAGTTTTAACTGGTCGATTCGCATCGCTCCCGATCTCCAGCAGCCGTTCCTGCCAACGCACGAGAATATGGCGAACCTTAATCTTTATCCTGACCAGCCTGCGGAACAGCTTGCCGCCGCACTGCGTCGGGCGTTCTCCGGCATCGTGGCAGGTAACGTTAAAGAGATGGGCATTCGCGAAATTCGTGAGAAAGGTCGCTATAAGCTGCACGGCGACGCGGCGATCATGCATCGCATGGATGAGTTGCTGCAGGGCTTTGTCGCGCAGCACCGCATGAAACTGCCGGGCACGGCTTATATCCCGTGCTACGAAATCATCAAATAA